From Coffea arabica cultivar ET-39 chromosome 2e, Coffea Arabica ET-39 HiFi, whole genome shotgun sequence, the proteins below share one genomic window:
- the LOC140036336 gene encoding uncharacterized protein, whose amino-acid sequence MLSRWLDHTAVAGRGDFNIISTLAEYTGRAAQDLGAISDFNGAISGCHLQELPYSESAYTWSGVRAGTRIWKRLDRVLINQHWLEFLPNTSVQHLNRAASDHSPLLVSLRSADASIPKPFKFQSFWVPNPELLSTVQSSWDLPT is encoded by the coding sequence ATGCTCTCTCGCTGGCTCGATCACACGGCCGTGGCTGGTAGGGGGGATTTTAACATCATCAGTACGCTGGCTGAGTATACGGGCCGGGCGGCCCAAGATCTTGGAGCGATTTCGGATTTCAATGGTGCAATATCTGGCTGCCATCTCCAGGAGCTTCCCTACTCTGAAAGTGCTTACACGTGGTCAGGTGTTAGAGCAGGTACCAGGATTTGGAAGCGATTAGACAGGGTGTTAATCAACCAACACTGGCTCGAGTTCTTGCCGAATACCTCTGTCCAGCATCTCAATCGCGCCGCCTCCGACCACTCACCCTTGCTAGTGAGCCTACGATCTGCAGATGCTAGCATTCCAAAGCCCTTCAAGTTCCAATCGTTCTGGGTTCCGAACCCAGAGCTTTTATCAACAGTGCAGAGTAGCTGGGATTTGCCCACATAG